The following proteins are encoded in a genomic region of Novosphingobium sp. PP1Y:
- a CDS encoding TonB-dependent receptor domain-containing protein has protein sequence MTAILPLTGNAQTITTGQISNTIGGEPVDAKDIVVTGSRIRGVAPVGSTVVAIDREEMAATGQTTTADILRQIPQVTSIGFNAEGSTGAANSSNITRASAPNLRGLGPTATLTIIDGKRVPAAGTQGQLVDPSIIPPIALERAEVIADGASAIYGSDAVAGVINLIPIKRFSGVEVTGRAALGKNYGDQQVGAIVGTNWTGGHIVAAVDYVHNSGVDAADRDFITDDRRSFGGQNGLSTNCAAPGTMTVGSSAATGTTYALRGGSGVGVLRAGLTAGTSNTCDSSRLINRLLPESQRVSLYAYADQELTENVKIWVQGLYSRRSFEAVRSPATLTNQLIPVTNPFRPADVAISGPGSNVYVTYSLVPEVGRINASGWARTWQGLSGIEANVGAIRLRASGSYGVGEDAERRKLVNTYQLGLALADSNPLTALNLFGSGGNNNPATLDKVFSGLSVIHGRSTMGTAEMSADGPLFALPAGDVRFAAGGEYRRETLLGDGQSTSRTTGVQQASPSSFYRRTVKAAYGEVFLPLFSPANAVPGIQRLELSAALRHEQYSDAGKTTNPKIGINWQPIEGLLLRGSYGKSFRAPGLAESDPTSSGAAVTFTQNVTFTGVTGSKNQALIRGGNPSLTPETASTWTAGLDLTAVRGLRLGFTYFDITYQNQIVDGFGRTALYRANPTLYSNVVAFQGDANFNRIKAIIQGSSLQPANPVDYNDPNLVLVDARRINVGKVQTNGIDVDLRYSLRTDNAGTFSLTANATRFFTYKSSELGQPTLRVLNTIGFPNRFGARGTLGWAKGQFRSQVTVNYTNAYLNTSSTLVPNVKAYTTIDLDVGYTFAEDASGRNLRLGFNVRNLLDQDPPQVDRDGAYDPSKASAIGRVAAITATTKF, from the coding sequence ATGACCGCGATACTTCCACTGACCGGGAATGCGCAGACCATAACAACCGGCCAGATTTCCAATACAATTGGCGGTGAGCCTGTCGATGCCAAGGACATCGTGGTCACTGGCAGCCGCATCCGCGGCGTGGCGCCGGTCGGCTCAACCGTCGTGGCGATCGACCGTGAGGAAATGGCCGCTACCGGCCAGACCACCACGGCCGACATACTACGTCAGATCCCGCAGGTGACCTCGATTGGTTTCAATGCCGAAGGCAGCACCGGCGCGGCCAACTCTTCGAATATAACGCGCGCCTCGGCGCCGAACCTGCGCGGCCTTGGTCCAACCGCGACGCTGACGATCATCGACGGCAAGCGCGTTCCTGCTGCAGGCACACAGGGCCAGTTGGTCGACCCATCGATCATTCCGCCCATTGCGCTGGAGCGCGCCGAAGTCATCGCCGATGGCGCCTCGGCGATCTACGGTTCGGACGCCGTCGCAGGCGTTATCAATTTGATCCCTATCAAGCGCTTCTCGGGAGTGGAAGTGACCGGGCGCGCCGCGCTCGGCAAGAACTACGGCGACCAGCAGGTCGGTGCAATCGTTGGCACGAACTGGACCGGCGGCCACATCGTTGCGGCGGTGGATTATGTACACAACAGCGGCGTCGATGCTGCGGACCGAGACTTTATCACCGACGATCGTCGTTCCTTCGGCGGCCAGAACGGGCTGTCGACCAACTGTGCCGCGCCGGGCACGATGACTGTAGGTTCAAGCGCCGCCACCGGCACCACCTATGCGCTTCGCGGCGGCAGCGGCGTCGGCGTGCTTCGTGCGGGCCTCACCGCCGGTACGTCCAACACCTGCGACAGCAGTCGTCTCATCAACCGCCTGTTACCGGAATCGCAGCGTGTCAGCCTCTATGCCTATGCTGACCAGGAACTGACCGAAAACGTCAAGATCTGGGTCCAAGGCCTTTACAGCCGCCGTAGCTTCGAAGCGGTCCGTTCACCGGCCACACTGACAAACCAGCTGATACCGGTAACCAATCCGTTCCGCCCTGCCGACGTGGCGATCAGCGGCCCAGGCAGTAACGTTTACGTCACCTACTCGCTGGTGCCGGAAGTGGGCCGCATCAACGCTTCGGGTTGGGCCCGGACTTGGCAGGGCTTGTCAGGCATTGAGGCGAATGTCGGAGCGATCCGTCTGCGCGCTTCTGGGTCCTATGGCGTGGGTGAAGACGCAGAGCGTCGCAAGCTGGTCAACACCTACCAGCTTGGCCTGGCCCTGGCTGACAGCAATCCGCTGACCGCGCTTAACTTGTTCGGAAGTGGCGGAAATAACAACCCGGCGACGCTGGATAAAGTTTTCTCGGGCCTCAGCGTGATCCACGGCCGCAGCACCATGGGCACCGCCGAAATGAGCGCCGATGGTCCACTGTTCGCGCTTCCGGCTGGCGACGTACGCTTTGCGGCGGGCGGCGAATACCGTAGGGAAACTCTGCTTGGTGACGGCCAGAGCACCAGCAGAACCACGGGCGTGCAGCAGGCTTCGCCTTCGTCGTTCTATAGACGCACAGTGAAGGCAGCTTATGGGGAAGTGTTTTTGCCGTTGTTCAGCCCGGCCAACGCGGTCCCGGGTATCCAGCGCCTAGAACTGTCCGCAGCCCTGCGACACGAACAGTACAGCGACGCCGGTAAGACTACAAACCCCAAGATCGGCATCAACTGGCAGCCGATCGAAGGCCTGCTTCTGCGCGGCAGCTACGGCAAGTCGTTCCGCGCTCCGGGCCTGGCCGAAAGCGACCCAACCTCGAGCGGCGCCGCGGTTACCTTCACCCAGAACGTCACATTTACGGGCGTAACCGGTTCAAAGAACCAGGCATTGATCCGTGGCGGCAACCCGTCACTGACCCCGGAAACGGCGAGCACTTGGACCGCCGGCTTAGACCTGACCGCGGTGCGTGGCCTGCGTCTGGGTTTCACCTACTTTGACATCACCTACCAAAACCAGATCGTCGACGGTTTCGGCCGGACCGCGCTGTACCGGGCGAACCCGACCCTGTACTCGAATGTGGTCGCGTTCCAGGGCGATGCAAACTTCAACCGGATCAAGGCGATCATCCAAGGCTCGTCGCTGCAGCCGGCGAACCCGGTCGACTACAACGACCCTAACCTGGTCCTTGTCGACGCCCGTCGCATCAACGTCGGAAAGGTGCAAACGAACGGCATAGACGTCGACCTGCGCTACTCCCTGCGCACCGACAACGCCGGAACGTTCAGCCTAACGGCCAACGCAACGAGGTTCTTCACCTACAAGTCGTCCGAATTAGGCCAGCCGACCCTGCGTGTGCTCAATACCATCGGCTTCCCGAACCGCTTCGGTGCACGTGGCACGCTCGGCTGGGCAAAAGGCCAGTTCCGCAGCCAGGTGACGGTGAACTACACCAACGCCTACCTGAACACGAGCAGCACACTTGTGCCGAACGTTAAGGCCTACACGACCATCGACCTCGACGTCGGCTACACATTCGCCGAGGACGCCAGCGGGCGTAACCTGCGTCTTGGCTTTAACGTGCGCAACCTGCTCGATCAGGATCCGCCGCAGGTCGACCGGGACGGTGCTTACGACCCGTCGAAGGCTAGTGCTATCGGCCGTGTCGCGGCGATCACCGCCACGACCAAATTCTGA